In Terriglobus aquaticus, the genomic window CGCGGCAGCGGCCCTGCTGCCCGTGTCGGCCCGCCCGCAGATGCCGACGTACCGCGTGCTGCCTCGCATCACCATCGCGGAGCAGTACCTGCTGCGCAGCATCAACGCCGAGCGCGCCGCGGTTGGTCTGCGACCCGTTCATTTCAGCTTGGAGTTGCAGGATGCAGCGCACCGCCATGCCCTGCTTATGGCTCGCACCAACTCGCTCGAGCATCAGTTGCGCGGCGAACCCGACCTCCTGCACCGTGGCATCAGCGCCGGCGCGCGCTTCTATCGCATCACGGAAAACATTGGCGTGGGCCCGTCGATCCTCGACATGCACGTAGCGCTGATGCATTCGCCGCACCACCGTGAAAACATCCTGGACGACCAGGTCAGCGCCATCGGCATCTCGGTAATCCAGGTGCGCGGCTATTTCTGGGCTGTAGAAGACTTCAGCGACACGGCCGGCTAGGCGGTCCCCTCGGGAATTGCTGCATTCGGAAGCTGAGACATCCGCTCCATCATGGCCCGGCCACGCACCATCGCTTCTTCCCGCGACCGTCCGTGCACCAGCAGGCCGGCTGGGTCCATCAGCTCGGCTGTCCAGCCATGGCGATCCTCTCGCAGGGTCATGCCCGGCTCGAACGCCTCGTTCTTGTCTTCGAACGTATGCAGAACTTTGCCGACACTTTCCTGCGCCTCATTTAGTGCGAAGACTTCAAGACCACGGACTCGGCTACTCGCCGCATATTGGGCCTGCACCATGGCGTCCAGCAGGCGCTCCACCTCACGCTCGTCCGCACCCGCATCACCGGCGATCGCTGCTGCGGATTGCGGCATCCCGCGACGGTCTACGAGTACCCCCACGACCTTGCGCTTCAGATTGAAGTCGTGGAGAAGACCCATGGAACAGCTAGATGCAGACGCGGATCAGAACGCCGTGCGCTCTACGGCTAGAAACGGCATTGGCGCTTGCTGACAGATGTTCCGGGCTGCAACACTGGCGGATGTGAACATTCTTTTTGTTGGCGATGTCTTCGGATCCGCCGGGCGCGCCATTGTCGCCGAACATATCGGCCATGTGTTGGAATCCAACGCCGTCGACCTTTGCATCATGAACGGCGAAAACGCAGCAGGCGGCTTCGGCATCACGCCCGCGATCGCCGGCGACCTGTTCGACTTGGGTGCTGACGTGATCACCACTGGCAACCACTTCTGGGACAAGAAAGAACTGCTGGACTGGATCAAGGTGCCAGCCGACTCGCACGATCGTCCGCGCCGGATCATCCGGCCAGCAAATTTTGCGCCAGCCACCCCTGGCTTCGGGGTGTACGAAGGCACACTGCCCACCGGCCAGACCTACGCTGTCATCAACCTGCAGGGCCGCGTCTTCATGCAGCAGAACGATGATCCGTTCCGGAAGGCGGACGAACTGCTGAGATCGATTGCGGCCAAGGTCATCTTCGTTGACTTTCACGCCGAGGCCACCAGCGAAAAGGTCGCACTTGGATGGTACCTGGACGGCCGCGTGACTGCGGTTCTGTGCACGCATACCCACATCCCGACGGCCGACGAACGCATCCTGCCGGACGGCACGGCTTACCAGACGGACGTAGGCATGAGTGGCCCTTACGACTCGGTGATCGGCGTGGAACGCGATGCCGTGATCGAAAAGTTCCTGACAGGGCAGCCGCGCAAGTTTGAGGCGGCCAAGGGCAATCCCAAGATGTGCGCGACGTTGATCGAATGTGACGGCGGCACCGGGCGAGCGTCGCATGTGCGCCGGATCATGCTGGGCGAGTAGCCTCTGCCGCTGCAAGAGGCGCGGAAAAGGGCGGCCATGGCGGCCGCCCCCTTTCTGTGTTGCGCCGATCTGACCTAGCGGCGGCGGGTGGGTGTCGCGCGGCGTGCCGGAGCGGTACGGGCGGGTGCCTTCGCCTGGATCTCGCCACCGGTCATCTTCACCAGCAGCGGCTGCTGCGTGTAGCTGTCGAACGTGCCGACTACGTCTACCGTCGCGTCAACCGCCGGTGTCGTCTTCGGAGCCTCCTTCAACGTCACTTCCACGTCGGCCGTCTTCGGGTTTGCCGCCTTGGCATCGTCGGTCACGGCCAGCTTCAGGTCTGTTCCGTCGATCGAGACAACAACGCCCGAGAGGCGAGCTTCCTTGCCCTTGATCGGCGTGAACTCCTGCTCCGCCTGATCGGCGGTGCCGTTTTGGATGACAAACATACGGTCAGCCAGGTTGGTCTTTGCCAAAGTCGGATCGTCCTGCTTGTCTGAAGCCAGAACCTGCGTCGCCTGATCGGCCGGCGTTGGCGCAGGCTTGATCGAGGTCTTCAGGGTGTCCGGCATACTTACGCTCGCCGCAGCGGCCGTCTTCACCGCGTCATAACCATCGTCGCCACCGTGGTACTTCTTGTAGCAATACGTGGCAACGGGCTGGAACTGCGCCTTGAACTGGTCCGGCGCGTAGGTCACGGCGCGGGTCGCGTAAAAGGTGCAGCTCAGGTAATCGGGCGGCGTGGACTGGTAGTAGGCCGTGCCCAAGTAATAGGTGTCCTGCAGGATCGGACCCGGCTGCTTGGTCTGGTCTTCCGGAACCGCCTTCAACTCGGAGGTGTACGCGGAGATGGCGGCCGGGTAGTCCTTCTTGCCCAGCGCGTCGATGCCGATGGCACTGTAGAAGATGGGCGCCAACTGCTTGGTTACGGTATCCCACTGACCCTGGTCCATCGCCGCCGGCTTGGTTGCGGCGAGACCGCGCGTGGCATAGCCGGCAGCCTTGTCATAGGCCGACTGGCGCGCCGCGGCGTCAGAGGACTGATCACCCTGCGTCTTTGCGGCCGAAGTGGCGATGAACAGACCCTGGATGCTGTTCGGGTCGGCCTGCAGCAGGCGGTCTGCCGCATCGGCGGCTTTGGCCCAGTTCTGCTGGCTGTAGTAGGCCACGGCGAGCTGCTGCAGCACGGCGCTCTTCACGCTGCTCTGCGGGAACTGCTGAAGAAAGGCTTCTGCTGCCGCCGCTTTACCGGCCGGATCGGCTGCCGTTGTCACCTTGTTGTACGCGTCAAATTCCGGCGGCGACAGCTGGACCTGGCCACCCGCGGCTGCCTGACCACCTGCTGCTGCTTGGCCGCCTGCGGCCGGCTGAGCCGCCGCCTGCGCTGCTGCCGAGTACGGTGCAGCCGCAATGGCTGCGGCCGCGAGCATCGAGGCGAAAATTGCCTTCTTCATCGAACACTCCCTGTGTGGTTCTAAATCGACTGGTCCCAAGAGAGACTCTGGCACTGCAAATACAGCGATACGATGCAAGCACTGTAACAGGTGTCGCTCGGCAGCGAATAACGGACCGATCTGCCGCGGAGCACCTGCGCCGGCTTCGAACGGTAAACGAGCGCCTACTGCGCCACCCCGCCCACGCCGTGCTGCTTTGGACGCCGCTCGGGGACAAACGTGTGCCTGCGCTCGCGGAGGTTAAAGTGACCCTTGCACGCCACGCCTTGCGGTTCCGGACTGCTTATCCACAACAGATTGCGAGTACATTGCTTGATTCCGGCGGGAATGCCCTCTAGCCTGAATACATCCCGGCCGGTCCAACGGTGCGGGCGTCAGTCGCGCAACGCGGTTGTGCGGTTTTCGTGGAGGTCTCGACCTTGCTCAAGCTCAAACGCGTTCAGATTCTTGGGTTCAAATCGTTTTGTGACCGCACCGACATGCAGCTTTCCGGCAACGGAATCGCCGCTGTGGTGGGACCGAACGGCTGTGGCAAGTCGAACATCTCCGACGCGATCACCTGGGTGCTGGGCGAGCAGTCGGCGAAGAGCCTCCGCGGAATCAAGATGGAAGACGTCATATTTGCGGGCACGCGGGACCGCAAACCAACCGGCATGGCGGAAGTTTCGCTGACGCTGGTCGACCCGGAGGTTTACGACGGGCACGACCTGAACGAGCCGGTTGCGATTGACACGGCGTCGGTGGCCGACTGGGACGAAGCCGCCGAACGCCGTGCCGCCGCTGAGGCGACCGAGGCTGCCGTTGCAGAAGCGCAGCCCGGTCCACTTCAGCCTGAAGAAGAGGCTGAGGAGATCTTGGGCGAGGACGCCGCGGCTGCACCGGGCGAAGAAAACGCCCCCGCAGACGGTGCCCAGGCCGGTACGCAGACACAACCCGGCGTTGTGCTGAAGATGCGTCGGCGCAAGTTCAACCGCGCCCCGGTGCGCGCAGGCGAAATCACCGTGACGCGGCGCCTGTTCCGCTCCGGCGACTCCGAATACCTGCTGAACGGCAAGCTCTGCCGTCTTCGCGACATCCAGGACATCTTCTTCGGCACGGGGCTGTCCGGTGAAAATTACGCCATCATCGGGCAGGAGCGCATCGGCCAACTGCTCAGCTCGAAGCCTCTGGATCGCCGCTCGATCATCGAGGAGGCTGCCGGCATCACCCGCTTCAAGACCAAGAAGCGCCTTGCCGAGCTGCGCCTGGAAGCTGCCAAGCAGAACCTCTCCCGCGTGGACGACATCTTCGACGAGGTCACGCGACAGATGGCGTCGCTGAAGCGCCAGGCGGCCAAAGCCGAGCGCTACGGTGAGCTGCGCGACGAGTTGCGCGGCAAACTGCGCATCGTCCTGCGCAGCCGGCTGCTGCAGATGGATGGTGAGCAACAGATTGCCACCGCCGCCGTGACCGATCTGACCACCAGGATCGACGCGCACGCTGGCACGCTGGAGTCGCTGGACGCCGAGCACGCGGCAGGCGTGGCGCGCGGATACGAACTCGATGAGGAGCTGCGCGCTGCGAATGGACGCGTGAACGAAACGCGCGTCGAAATCGAACGCGCCACCGCGCGCATGCATTCGAACACCGACCGAGTGCAAGACCTGGCCGCGCGCCTGGCCAGCGGCGCCGATGAACTGCAGCAGGTGAAGCACCACCTGGAAGCGCTCCGTGCCGATCGGGACGGTTTGCAGCTCTTTCTGGAAACCGCCACGGCAGACACTGCTGCTGCGCGCGACGCGGCCCAGGCCAAGCAGCGCGAGGCCTCTGAGTCCGCGGCGCAGGTGAACAACGCCGACCGCGAAGCACAGCAGGGCCGCCAGCAGAGTATGCAACTGGTGCAGCGCATCAGCCAGGTGCACCGCGAGGAGGCGCAAGCGACCGAGTCTCTGGCCGGTCTGGATCGCGAGGCGCAGCGACTGCAAACGGAGAGCCAGACGGCGCGCCAGGAGCTGGAAGCGCTCGGAAAGCAGCGCGGCCAGGTCTCGATCACGTTCGAAGGTGTAACCGATCGCCTGAAGCGCCTAGAGGCCGAGATCGCGCAATTGCGTCTTGACCTGGAAGCGCGCCGCCGTGAAGAGATGGAGACGCGCCGCCGCGGCGACCATCTGCGCGCCGAGGCCGCGACGCTGCTGGGCCGCAAGAACTCGCTGGAGTCGCTCATCCGCGACCACAGCTACTCCACGGAAACGGTACGCAAGATCTTCAAGGCGAACCAGGCGAACGCGGGTGTGGCCCCGGTCGGAACGCTTGCCGACTTCCTGGAAGTCGATGATCAGTACGGTGCCGTTGTCGACGAGTTCCTGCGCGAAGAGCTGAACTACATCGTGGTGAAGAGCTGGGACGCCGCCGACCACGGCATCGGCATGCTCAAGGGCAACGTAGACGGCCGCGCAACCTTCCTCGTTCACGAAGAGAACCCCCAGACCGGGTTCCCGTTCGCCGCAGGCATGGAAAGCCGATCGCACAACGTGGATCGCGTGCAGCCGCTGAAGAACTGCATCCGCGTTTTGAACGGCTTCGGTCGATCACTTGAGGTTGTGCTGCCCAAGCTGCGCGAAGGCTACATCGCGCCGGACAGCAACACCGCCCGTTCGCTCGCGATGGAGAACCCAGAGGCGTTCTTCCTTTCACCAAGTGGTGAGACGTTTCACAACCTGACCGTGACCGGCGGCAAGGCACGTAGCGAAGGTCCGCTTGCCTTGAAGCGCGAGCTGCGCGACATCCAGGCGAAGCTCGAGCACGTACAGCAGGAATTGAGCAACACCGAGCTTTCGGTTGGCGGCTTGACGAAGCAGATTCAGGAGCATCAACACGCTCTGGAATCCAAGCAGAACGAGCGTCGCGACGCTGAGCGTGAAGCCGCCAACAGTGGCGCTGCCCTGCGCCAGATGGAATCGGAAGCGGCCCGCATCGAGCGCCGCCTGACCGACTGGCAACTGCACTCAGAGCGCAACCGCGACGCCCGCGCGCAAAAGCAGGACCTGATCGAGCGCAAGCAGGCCGAGGCGGCGCAACTGACCGCCGAGCGCGAGGCCATCGAGGCTCGCGTGAACGAGGCCGTCTTGCGCGTAGACGATCTGCGCCGCAAGCGCGAAGAGGTGCAGGCCGCTGCCGCCGCCGCTGCCGCCGCATTGGCTGGCCTGGAAGAGCGCCGCCGTAACGCCTCCGCCAACTTCGAGCAGAACCAGCGCATGCAGAACACCCAGCAGCAGCGCCAGATGCAGCTTGAGTCGCAGATCGCGGCGAACACGGCCGAGCGCGCGCGTCGCGAAGAGGAGAACGTGCAACTCGCGGCGCAGCACACCGAGCTGACCGCCGCCCGCGAGCAGGCCGCCGCTGACGTGCAGCGCTTGACGGCCGAGGCGTCGGCTCTGCGAGCGTCGCTTGCAGAAAAGAACACCGCCCTGCGCACCCTGCGCGGCGAAGTCGAGACTCTGCGCGAACAGCGCAGCGGCCTGCAGCAGAAGATCGCCAAGCTGACCAGCGACATCGAGCACCTGGAAGCGCAGACCCTCGAAGACTTGAGCCTCGAGGCGGCTGCCCTGCGTGCAGACGAAGCCGTGCAGCGCATCGACGATGCAACCACACTCGCCGCAGCGGAGCAGGAGACCCGGACCCTTAAAGGCAAGCTGGAAGCGATGGGTCCGGTCAACATGATGGCGCTGGAAGAATTTGCCGAAGCGCAACAGCGCCACGGTTTCCTCGAAACCCAGCGCAAGGACCTGCTCGACTCCATCGGCAACACGCAGGCGTCGATCAAGGAGATCGACGAGATCAGCAAGGCCAAGTTCGACGAGGCCTTCGAGATCATCAACAAGAACTTCGCAGACACGTTCGTGAAGCTCTTCGGCGGCGGTCAAGCGTTCATGAAGCTGACCGACGAGGCAAACTCCGCCGAAAGCGGCATCGACCTGGTCGCGTCACCGCCGGGCAAAAAGCTGCAGAACGTTCTCCTGCTCTCCGGTGGCGAAAAGGCGCTCACTGCACTTTCGCTCCTCGTCGGCATCTTCGAATTCCAGCCCAGCCCGTTCTGCGTGCTGGACGAAGTGGACGCCCCGCTGGACGAGGCCAACGTGGGCCGCTTTGCGCGCCTGATTCACGAGATGAGCAAGAACACGCAGTTTGTCGTCATCACGCACCACAAGCGCACCATGAGCGAGGCCGACGTGATCTACGGCGTGACCATGCAAGAGCCAGGCGTGAGCAAGATCGTCAGCGTGAACCTGAACCGGGCTGAACGCCGCGTCGCGTAAGCCGCATCGTTGGTAACCGAGTGGGTGCGGCCCGGCTTCAGCTACAGGCCGGACCGTGTTCCACTAACAGCATGGCGAACGAAGTTCCAGCGCTGGGCGGTCTGCCGCACGTTCTTTCCGGCAAGGTGCGTGACCTGTACGACGCGGGCGACGACCGCCTGTTCTTCGTCGCGTCCGACCGCATCTCGGCCTTCGACCACGTGCTCGCCAGCACAATCCCTGACAAGGGCAAGGTGCTCACACAGATCTCGCTGTTCTGGTTCGATCACCTGCGCGAGATTGTGCCGAACCATCTAATCACGGCCAGCATCGACAGCTACCCGCCTGCACTCCGCGCGTATCGCGATCAGCTTCAGGGCCGCAGCATGCTGGTTCGCCGCGCCCGCATGGTGCCGGTGGAATGCGTTGCTCGCGGCTATCTTTCCGGCTCCGGCTGGAAGGATTACCAGCGCGACGGCGCGGTCTGCGGCATCAAGCTTCCCGCCGGCCTGCGCGAAAGCGATCGCCTGCCCGAGCCGATCTTCACACCCGCTGCGAAGAACCACACCGGTCACGATGAAAACATCGGCTTCGACGCCGTGGTCGCCGCCGTCGGCGCACCGCTGGCCGAGCACTTACGTGAGCTGACGCTCCGCATCTACGCGAAAGCCTCCGAGCACGCGGAAAGCAAGGGCCTCATCCTTGCCGATACCAAGTTCGAATTCGGCTTCGTCCCCGGGTCCGACCTCCACGGCACCCTTGCTGCACACGGGCAGGCTGCCGACGGTGACGTCCTGGTCCTTGCGGACGAGGTTCTCACGCCGGACTCCTCTCGCTACTGGCTTGCCAGCGGTTACGCTCCCGGCGGGGCGCAGCCGTCGTTCGACAAGCAGTTCGTGCGCGATTACCTGCTCTCGATTCGCTGGAACCAGCAGCCGCCCGCGCCCGCCCTGCCGGATGAGGTGGTCGCGCAAACCCGAGCCAAATATCTGCAGGCATTTGAACTGCTAACGGGGCAACCGCTGAAGGTCTAGACGGACGATGCTACAGCTTCACCACGCCGTGGATCCTGTCGCGCCAACCACGTTCGGCGGGCTCAACGCTCTGGACTGGGCGCTGATTGTGCTGGTCGGCGTGAGCACCGCCATGGCGTTCGTGCGCGGTCTCATCCGTTCGCTCATCTCCGCACTTGGCGTGCTGCTGGGCATTGTCCTGGCCGCCTGGTACGCTCCGGCGCTGGCCGACATTCTTCAGCAATGGATCCGGCAGCCGCAACTTGCAGAGATTGTGGCATTTCTGCTGATTCTTACCGGAACTTATGTGGTGGCCGCGCTCATGGGCCGCGTTCTGCGCGGGGCGGCAAAAGCAGTGGGGCTGGGTTTCTTCGACCGGCTCGGCGGCGCCGCGTTCGGTTTCGCCAGGGCGGTGCTGGTGCTCGCGGTCGCGCTCATCCCAGCCGCGCCGTTTTTTTCCGCGCTGCCGTTTGCGCGAAATTCGATCCTTTTGCCCTATTTGCAGACCGCCGCGCATGGGGTATCCTTCGTGATGCCGCAGGACTTTGGAAGAAGGCTGCTGTCCGGCAGCGTCCGTCGTGGCGGCGCTGCGGCAAAGCGCGGCTTCGCAACACAAACCACCGTTGAGGGAGAGGCACAGTGAGGCGTGAACTAGACATGCTGGTGGGACAGATGCATGCAAGCGGGATCTCGTACGAAGAGGGCGTCCGCGAGTTCAAGCGCCGCTTTCTGCTGCACGTCCTGACCAATCATCGCGGCAATCAGTGCAAGAGCGCGACCGAGCTCGGCATGCACCGCAACACCCTCAGCCGCACATTGACCGAGCTTGACCTGGACACCAGCCAGATCCGCAGCGGCATGAAGCGTCCGCCGCGTTCGGAGCGCCTGGCCAAGGTGCAGTCCATCAGCAGCGCCCGTTAGTTCCCTCTCTCGTCTAACCGTTGATGCCTGTATGCTCCCGTCGCTGCGCGATGATCCTGCCGCTGGCGGCGACGCTTGCCCTGATTGGCACAAGTTCTCTTGGTGCGCAGGCCGACCAGCCCACACCTTCCGCACCCGCGGCTTCGGCCGCCGACGCGGGAGCGCAGTCCGCCGCGTCCGCGACTCCCGCACCGCAGGCTGCAGCGAGCCAGGGTAGCGCGACCACAGACTCGGCCTCCGCTGCCGCAGCGAGCGCCAGCGGCACTGCAGCATCTTCGGCCCCACCCGCAATCCCAGCTCACCCCATCACAGCGCACGAGCGGCGACTCGCCGATCGTGCCTACGATCGAGGGCTTGCGCACATGCGCGAACGCCGCTACGAAGATGCGGCACGCGACTTCGCAACCGCCATCCAGCAGGATCCTTCACGGCCCAGCTTCTACCAGGCGCTTTCCGTTGCACAGGAGGCCCGTGTGACAGGCCTGCTGCAGCACGCGGCGCAAGAGCGCTCCAGCAATCCCGCGGCTGCGGACCGCCTGCTGGCGCAGGCCCGCGGCATCGACCCTGCGAACCCGCGTGTTCTGCAGCACGACACGACTGCCCTGCCAAGCCCGCTGGTCGCGCGACCGGCTCTGCAGCAACTTGCCTTTGTGCCCGCCGGTGCCATTGTTCCGCAGGTAAACCGAGTGGTCCACACCTTCCACGAGTCCACAGATACTCGCGCCTTCGCCGCAGAGCTTGGTTCCATCTACGGCTTGCGCCTTGCATTGGACCCGGATCTGCAGAGCCGCTCGTTCCGCGTAGACCTGGACGACGCCGATTACAACACGGCCATGAACGTGTTCGGCATGGTGGCGGGCGTCTTTCCCACGCCGCTCGACGAGCACAGCATCCTGATTGCAGCGGACACGGAGCAGAACCGCAAACGCTTTGAGCACCTGCTCGAAGAGACGGTCCCGCTGCCCGGCTATAGCGCCGAGCAGATCAACGAAGTCGGCACGATGCTGCGGACCGTCTTCGAGCTTCCCGATCAGAAGCAGGTGCAAAGTTCGCCTCTGCTGAATGCTCTCGTCATCCGTGCTCCGGAAGACACGCTGCACGCGATGGACGCGGTGCTCGCCGACCTGATCGACAGCAGCAGCGAAGTCACCGTCGACGTGAAGCTGTACAGCGTGGACAGCAGCAAGGTACGCAATCTGGGCGTGACTCTGCCGACCTCCTTTACGCTGTTCTCCGCCCGTTCTGAGATTCAGAACGTGCTCAATAGCAACGCTTCCCTAATTCAGCAACTCATCGCGAACGGCGCTCTGCCGGCAGGTGCCACGGGCGCCCAAATCGCGGCGTATCTCGTCTTTGTCGCGGGCCTTGGGAACGGCAGCATCCTGCAGAACACATTGTTTCTCTTTGGCGGCGGTCTCAGCGCCCTTACCTCCGGCACCGGGAGCACGAATAGCTTCGGCGTAACGCCCATCGGCGTGGCGACCGCCTCTTTTCCCGCGTTGAACTTTGCCCTGCAGACCTCGCAGGCGGTCGCCCTGGACGACCTGCAGTTACGCGTCGCCGACCGGCAGACTGCAATCTTCAAAGCGGGTTCGCGCTATCCAATTCAGACGGCGATCTTCAGCGACATCGCGACCGGCACGAACGCCACCGGCTCGTTGTCGTCCCTGCTTTCGCAGTACCTGGGCAGTTCGGCAGCCAGCGCTCTCACGTCTGTGCCGACCATCCCGCAGTTTCAGTACGAAGACATCGGCCTGACGGTCAATGCGACGCCGCGTGTGATGAATCGCGAAGAGGTCGCCCTGAAGCTTGAGGTAAAGATCTCCGCGCTGTCCGGCAACTCCATCAACGGCATCCCCATCCTGGCCAGCCGCGACATCGCATCCTCACTTTCGCTGCGTGACGGCGAAACCGTCGTCATGACCAGCCACGTTGCGGACAGCGAAGCCGCTGCGGTCACTGGCATTCCGGGCCTGAACTCTATCCCCGGTCTGCGCAACCTGACTGATAGAACCGACAACGATTCGCACACCACCCTCGTGCTGCTCGTCACGCCACACATCGTGCGCCACAGCCACGACCTACGCCGCGGCCCCTACGTTCCCGTGCAGAACCGACCCGACAACGAATAACCGAACGCGCGTTCATAATCTGTCGGAAGAAATGGGGCTTCAGATCGTCTCCATGTATTAGCGATGCAGTGGGTTGGCTGACACTCCAGGGTACGAAGGCGGAGGTCCGCCAGTGTCCCAGCGAACAGGCGACGGTCCCATGGTGAGCACAAGCCGACCGCCCTGCGCGATCTCTTTGTGTCGCAGCCATGCCCGGTCGAGCCGCTGCCCATTCCACTCCGCCGCTGTGACGTACCGGTTGGTCGCTGAGGTGCCGGGCGCTACAATCACGAGATCTTTCCCGCCCGTGAGATGCAGTGTGACCTCGGGCAGCGCAGGGCTGCCGATCAGGTAGATGTCCTGCCCTGCGTTTGGAAAGATCCCGATCTGGCCGAACGCGTACCAGGACGACATGGCGCCCGAGTCGTCGTTGAAAGCCATGCCCATCTTGCCGGGATGATAGTTCTTCGCCAAGATGTCGCGAATGTGCTCGGCCGTCTTGTCCTGGCGGCCCGCATACACATAAAGGTAGGGCGACAGAAAGCCGGGCTCATTGCCAACATCGTAGAGACCGGGGTTCGCGAAGAAACTATCCAGCCGTGCGACAAAGCGCTCGGGACCGCCACACTGTTCGATCAGACCGGCGACATCCTGCGGAACGAAAAGCGAGTAGGTCCAGGAATTGCCCTCGTAGAAGGTCTTGCTTTCCCAACTGCCCGAATCCGTGGTTTTGAACGGCTCCAGCCATTGACCGTCGCGATGCCGCGGACGAATGAACCCCTGAAAGCCTCTGTCGCTTAGAGTGTTATCCCAAAGCTTGCGCCAGTTCGCCGAGCGCGCCCGGTACTTTGCGGCGTCGTCCCGCTTTCCTAAGCCATCTGCGAGCAGCGAGATCTCGAAATCGTCCGCTGCATATTCCATCTGCTTGGAACCGGGCCGGTCCACCCCTTCTATCGAGACATAGCCCAGCGTCTTCCAGTCGTCGAGTCCACCGCGCCCTTCCTGGATCTGGTCTGGGGGCGTGCTCTCCGCATCCTTCACTTCCGCCGCGTATGCTGTCGCCCAGTCGATCCCGCCCAGTCCTTTCAGATACGCGTCCGTGATCAG contains:
- a CDS encoding helix-turn-helix domain-containing protein, whose translation is MRRELDMLVGQMHASGISYEEGVREFKRRFLLHVLTNHRGNQCKSATELGMHRNTLSRTLTELDLDTSQIRSGMKRPPRSERLAKVQSISSAR
- the smc gene encoding chromosome segregation protein SMC, whose product is MLKLKRVQILGFKSFCDRTDMQLSGNGIAAVVGPNGCGKSNISDAITWVLGEQSAKSLRGIKMEDVIFAGTRDRKPTGMAEVSLTLVDPEVYDGHDLNEPVAIDTASVADWDEAAERRAAAEATEAAVAEAQPGPLQPEEEAEEILGEDAAAAPGEENAPADGAQAGTQTQPGVVLKMRRRKFNRAPVRAGEITVTRRLFRSGDSEYLLNGKLCRLRDIQDIFFGTGLSGENYAIIGQERIGQLLSSKPLDRRSIIEEAAGITRFKTKKRLAELRLEAAKQNLSRVDDIFDEVTRQMASLKRQAAKAERYGELRDELRGKLRIVLRSRLLQMDGEQQIATAAVTDLTTRIDAHAGTLESLDAEHAAGVARGYELDEELRAANGRVNETRVEIERATARMHSNTDRVQDLAARLASGADELQQVKHHLEALRADRDGLQLFLETATADTAAARDAAQAKQREASESAAQVNNADREAQQGRQQSMQLVQRISQVHREEAQATESLAGLDREAQRLQTESQTARQELEALGKQRGQVSITFEGVTDRLKRLEAEIAQLRLDLEARRREEMETRRRGDHLRAEAATLLGRKNSLESLIRDHSYSTETVRKIFKANQANAGVAPVGTLADFLEVDDQYGAVVDEFLREELNYIVVKSWDAADHGIGMLKGNVDGRATFLVHEENPQTGFPFAAGMESRSHNVDRVQPLKNCIRVLNGFGRSLEVVLPKLREGYIAPDSNTARSLAMENPEAFFLSPSGETFHNLTVTGGKARSEGPLALKRELRDIQAKLEHVQQELSNTELSVGGLTKQIQEHQHALESKQNERRDAEREAANSGAALRQMESEAARIERRLTDWQLHSERNRDARAQKQDLIERKQAEAAQLTAEREAIEARVNEAVLRVDDLRRKREEVQAAAAAAAAALAGLEERRRNASANFEQNQRMQNTQQQRQMQLESQIAANTAERARREEENVQLAAQHTELTAAREQAAADVQRLTAEASALRASLAEKNTALRTLRGEVETLREQRSGLQQKIAKLTSDIEHLEAQTLEDLSLEAAALRADEAVQRIDDATTLAAAEQETRTLKGKLEAMGPVNMMALEEFAEAQQRHGFLETQRKDLLDSIGNTQASIKEIDEISKAKFDEAFEIINKNFADTFVKLFGGGQAFMKLTDEANSAESGIDLVASPPGKKLQNVLLLSGGEKALTALSLLVGIFEFQPSPFCVLDEVDAPLDEANVGRFARLIHEMSKNTQFVVITHHKRTMSEADVIYGVTMQEPGVSKIVSVNLNRAERRVA
- a CDS encoding CAP domain-containing protein, with the translated sequence MRVLTGIMRSLPLRALRRTACFAAAALLPVSARPQMPTYRVLPRITIAEQYLLRSINAERAAVGLRPVHFSLELQDAAHRHALLMARTNSLEHQLRGEPDLLHRGISAGARFYRITENIGVGPSILDMHVALMHSPHHRENILDDQVSAIGISVIQVRGYFWAVEDFSDTAG
- a CDS encoding TIGR00282 family metallophosphoesterase, whose product is MNILFVGDVFGSAGRAIVAEHIGHVLESNAVDLCIMNGENAAGGFGITPAIAGDLFDLGADVITTGNHFWDKKELLDWIKVPADSHDRPRRIIRPANFAPATPGFGVYEGTLPTGQTYAVINLQGRVFMQQNDDPFRKADELLRSIAAKVIFVDFHAEATSEKVALGWYLDGRVTAVLCTHTHIPTADERILPDGTAYQTDVGMSGPYDSVIGVERDAVIEKFLTGQPRKFEAAKGNPKMCATLIECDGGTGRASHVRRIMLGE
- a CDS encoding CvpA family protein; the encoded protein is MLQLHHAVDPVAPTTFGGLNALDWALIVLVGVSTAMAFVRGLIRSLISALGVLLGIVLAAWYAPALADILQQWIRQPQLAEIVAFLLILTGTYVVAALMGRVLRGAAKAVGLGFFDRLGGAAFGFARAVLVLAVALIPAAPFFSALPFARNSILLPYLQTAAHGVSFVMPQDFGRRLLSGSVRRGGAAAKRGFATQTTVEGEAQ
- a CDS encoding YfgM family protein yields the protein MKKAIFASMLAAAAIAAAPYSAAAQAAAQPAAGGQAAAGGQAAAGGQVQLSPPEFDAYNKVTTAADPAGKAAAAEAFLQQFPQSSVKSAVLQQLAVAYYSQQNWAKAADAADRLLQADPNSIQGLFIATSAAKTQGDQSSDAAARQSAYDKAAGYATRGLAATKPAAMDQGQWDTVTKQLAPIFYSAIGIDALGKKDYPAAISAYTSELKAVPEDQTKQPGPILQDTYYLGTAYYQSTPPDYLSCTFYATRAVTYAPDQFKAQFQPVATYCYKKYHGGDDGYDAVKTAAAASVSMPDTLKTSIKPAPTPADQATQVLASDKQDDPTLAKTNLADRMFVIQNGTADQAEQEFTPIKGKEARLSGVVVSIDGTDLKLAVTDDAKAANPKTADVEVTLKEAPKTTPAVDATVDVVGTFDSYTQQPLLVKMTGGEIQAKAPARTAPARRATPTRRR
- a CDS encoding phosphoribosylaminoimidazolesuccinocarboxamide synthase translates to MANEVPALGGLPHVLSGKVRDLYDAGDDRLFFVASDRISAFDHVLASTIPDKGKVLTQISLFWFDHLREIVPNHLITASIDSYPPALRAYRDQLQGRSMLVRRARMVPVECVARGYLSGSGWKDYQRDGAVCGIKLPAGLRESDRLPEPIFTPAAKNHTGHDENIGFDAVVAAVGAPLAEHLRELTLRIYAKASEHAESKGLILADTKFEFGFVPGSDLHGTLAAHGQAADGDVLVLADEVLTPDSSRYWLASGYAPGGAQPSFDKQFVRDYLLSIRWNQQPPAPALPDEVVAQTRAKYLQAFELLTGQPLKV